A window of the Ipomoea triloba cultivar NCNSP0323 chromosome 14, ASM357664v1 genome harbors these coding sequences:
- the LOC116004263 gene encoding transcription factor RAX1-like yields MGRAPCCDKANVKKGPWSPEEDAKLKDFIEKYGTGGNWIALPQKAGLKRCGKSCRLRWLNYLRPNIKHGEFSDEEDRIICTLYATIGSRWSIIAAQLPGRTDNDIKNYWNTKLKKKLMGMMIFPSSSTGYKRKSPLFPATTISPSTVVPFQAQPPPPPPPPQSIFSLYTPPSIRSPFSTLDSLSPIQHPSFLCDNNNTISLGAPNNGFHQGQNQGFLNPMQYTSPANSNPHFLMFGGGPAAEPASGSSSSDGSCMKQNPPEIIKQEPDLLGNCFQAQIVSPPTANAFFDDQIQTQTQKFFVDYTHHVPQTPPSDEHHFFTNGAHFTNSSTPTTTPPPMNNNNNNNQVQYDLEVVTQLVSSGNNGGHESNNNNDGFYLFNDESKTDHERGMYYYYYN; encoded by the exons atgggTAGAGCTCCCTGCTGTGATAAAGCTAATGTTAAGAAAGGGCCATGGTCGCCTGAGGAAGATGCAAAACTTAAAGATTTCATTGAGAAATATGGGACTGGTGGAAACTGGATTGCTCTCCCCCAGAAAgctg GGCTAAAGAGATGCGGGAAGAGCTGCAGATTAAGATGGTTGAACTATCTGCGCCCGAATATCAAGCATGGCGAATTCTCTGATGAAGAAGATAGAATTATTTGCACCTTGTATGCCACCATTGGAagcag GTGGTCAATAATAGCAGCACAATTGCCAGGAAGGACAGATAATGATATCAAGAACTACTGGAATACCAAGCTCAAGAAAAAGCTTATGGGGATGATGATTTTCCCGTCGTCTTCAACCGGGTACAAGAGGAAATCGCCATTGTTTCCGGCGACAACTATCAGTCCTTCCACGGTTGTCCCGTTTCAGGCGCAGCCACCGCCGCCGCCCCCGCCGCCGCAATCCATATTTTCGCTTTACACGCCTCCGAGTATCCGGTCCCCGTTTTCCACCCTGGATTCCTTATCCCCAATCCAACACCCCAGTTTCCTGTGTGATAATAATAACACTATTTCTCTTGGGGCTCCCAATAATGGGTTCCATCAAGGACAAAACCAGGGTTTCTTGAACCCCATGCAGTATACTAGCCCTGCTAACAGCAACCCCCATTTTCTCATGTTCGGCGGCGGACCCGCCGCCGAGCCCGCCAGCGGGTCTTCCTCCTCCGATGGGAGCTGCATGAAACAAAACCCGCCCGAAATCATCAAGCAAGAGCCCGATCTGCTCGGGAACTGTTTCCAGGCCCAAATCGTCTCCCCTCCCACTGCAAACGCTTTCTTCGACGACCAGATTCAAACCCAGACCCAGAAATTCTTCGTGGACTACACCCACCACGTCCCCCAAACCCCGCCCTCCGACGAGCACCATTTCTTCACCAACGGCGCACATTTCACGAACAGCAGCACACCCACTACAACTCCTCCTCCCAtgaataacaacaacaacaacaatcagGTGCAATATGACCTTGAAGTCGTTACGCAGCTGGTGAGCAGCGGCAATAATGGCGGCCATGAAAGCAATAATAACAATGACGGGTTCTATTTGTTCAACGATGAAAGCAAGACGGATCATGAGAGGGGTAtgtactactattactacaactGA